From one Triticum aestivum cultivar Chinese Spring chromosome 4B, IWGSC CS RefSeq v2.1, whole genome shotgun sequence genomic stretch:
- the LOC123093766 gene encoding SUMO-conjugating enzyme SCE1, whose protein sequence is MSSGGIARGRLAEERKAWRKNHPHGFVAKPETLGDGTVNLMVWHCTIPGKQGTDWEGGYFPLTLHFSEDYPSKPPKCKFPTNFFHPNVYPSGTVCLSILNEDSGWRPAITVKQILVGIQDLLDQPNPADPAQTDGYHLFIQDPAEYKRRVRAQAKQYPALV, encoded by the exons atgtcttCCGGTGGGATCGCGCGCGGCCGCCTCGCGGAGGAGCGCAAGGCCTGGCGGAAGAACCACCCCCAC GGCTTCGTCGCCAAGCCGGAGACGCTGGGCGACGGCACGGTCAACCTCATGGTCTGGCACTGCACCATCCCCGGCAAGCAAGGG ACTGATTGGGAAGGTGGATACTTCCCTCTCACCCTTCATTTCAGCGAGGATTACCCCAGCAAGCCTCCCAAGTGCAAGTTCCCTACAAATTTCTTCCACCCGAATGTCTATCCTTCGGGGACAGTCTGCCTTTCAATCCTCAATGAGGACAGC GGCTGGAGACCTGCTATTACTGTGAAGCAAATCCTTGTTGGAATTCAGGACTTGCTTGATCAGCCCAACCCGGCTGACCCTGCTCAGACTGATGGTTATCACCTTTTCATCCAG GATCCAGCTGAGTACAAGAGGCGTGTTCGGGCGCAGGCAAAGCAGTATCCCGCATTGGTCTGA